A single region of the bacterium genome encodes:
- a CDS encoding glucose 1-dehydrogenase, which produces MRLDGKVALITGAGSGMGRLAAQVFSREGARVVLADVSQDAGEAAASEVARAGGEAVFVPADVARERDVQTLVRRGVEAFGRLDVLYNNAGIFPADDGSVVDVAEEVWDRVMAVNLKGIYLCCKHAIPELLRAGGGSIVNVASFVALVGCTVPQDAYTASKGGVIALTKSLAVQFGPKHIRTNAIAPGPIETPLLMSWLLTNPAEKKKRLDRIPAGRFGRPEDIVNMALYLASDEAAWVNGAVMVVDGGITSNYF; this is translated from the coding sequence ATGCGCCTCGACGGCAAGGTCGCCCTGATCACCGGCGCCGGCAGCGGCATGGGCCGGCTCGCGGCGCAGGTGTTTTCGCGCGAGGGCGCCCGTGTCGTCCTCGCAGACGTCTCGCAGGACGCGGGGGAAGCGGCCGCATCAGAGGTCGCGCGCGCCGGCGGCGAGGCCGTGTTCGTGCCGGCCGACGTCGCGCGGGAGCGGGACGTGCAGACGCTGGTCCGCCGGGGCGTCGAAGCCTTCGGGCGCCTCGACGTGCTGTATAACAACGCCGGCATCTTTCCGGCCGACGACGGCTCCGTGGTGGACGTCGCCGAAGAGGTTTGGGACCGCGTGATGGCGGTCAACCTCAAGGGCATCTACCTCTGCTGCAAGCACGCGATCCCGGAGCTGCTGCGCGCCGGGGGCGGCTCGATCGTCAATGTCGCGTCGTTCGTCGCGCTCGTGGGCTGCACCGTGCCGCAGGACGCCTACACGGCCAGCAAGGGCGGCGTGATCGCCCTCACCAAGTCGCTCGCCGTGCAGTTCGGCCCGAAGCACATCCGGACCAACGCGATCGCCCCCGGGCCCATCGAGACGCCGCTGCTCATGTCGTGGCTGCTCACCAACCCCGCCGAAAAGAAGAAGCGTCTCGACCGGATTCCGGCCGGCCGGTTCGGGCGGCCCGAGGATATCGTCAACATGGCGCTCTATCTGGCGTCGGATGAGGCGGCCTGGGTCAACGGCGCCGTGATGGTCGTCGACGGCGGCATCACGTCCAACTACTTCTAA
- a CDS encoding glutamine synthetase family protein, translated as MSGTVRGLLTLDELRSLVASGEIDTVIAAMVDMQGRLMGKRVTGRFFLDQVAESGAHACSYLLGVDVEMEPLPGYRLTSWDSGYHDLHMRPDFGTLRRIPWLEGTALVLCDLAHDDGAPIEESPRQILRRQVARAHERGYSAMVASELEFYIFRESYASAQRKQFVNLEPYGRYIEDYHIQQGTNEEWLIRQIRNGLDAAGVPVEFSKGEWGPGQHELNLRYAAPVEMADRHTVFKHGTKEIAALNDVAITFMAKWRADLAGSSCHLHASLWDRDGRRNLFWEEGARPLGMSPLFRHFLGGLLAGARELAYFFAPYINSYKRYMAGTFAPVAAVWSHDNRTCGFRVVGRGDGLRVENRIPGADANPYLMFAATLAAGLWGIERRIEPPEMFEGDAYRAPDLPRIPRTLRDATAALERSEIAREAFGDRVVDHYLHTAHLEQEAYDRAVTTWELARNFERT; from the coding sequence ATGAGCGGCACCGTGCGCGGCCTCTTGACGCTCGACGAGCTCCGATCGCTCGTCGCGTCCGGCGAGATCGACACCGTCATCGCCGCGATGGTCGACATGCAGGGCCGGTTGATGGGCAAGCGCGTCACCGGGCGGTTCTTCCTCGACCAGGTGGCGGAGAGCGGCGCCCACGCCTGCAGCTACCTCCTCGGCGTGGACGTCGAGATGGAGCCCCTGCCCGGCTACCGGCTCACGAGCTGGGACAGCGGCTATCACGACCTCCACATGCGGCCCGACTTCGGCACGCTCAGGCGGATCCCGTGGCTCGAGGGCACGGCGCTCGTCCTGTGCGACCTCGCGCACGACGACGGCGCGCCTATCGAGGAGTCGCCGCGACAGATCCTTCGCCGGCAGGTCGCACGCGCGCACGAGCGCGGGTATTCGGCGATGGTCGCGTCGGAGCTCGAGTTCTACATCTTTCGGGAATCCTACGCGAGCGCGCAGCGCAAGCAGTTCGTGAACCTGGAGCCGTACGGCCGGTACATCGAAGACTATCACATCCAGCAGGGCACCAACGAAGAGTGGCTCATCCGCCAGATCCGGAACGGGCTCGACGCCGCGGGCGTGCCGGTCGAGTTCAGCAAAGGCGAATGGGGTCCGGGGCAGCACGAGCTGAACCTCCGGTACGCGGCGCCGGTGGAGATGGCGGACCGGCACACGGTGTTCAAGCACGGCACGAAGGAGATCGCCGCGCTCAACGACGTGGCGATCACGTTCATGGCCAAGTGGCGGGCCGACCTCGCCGGCTCCTCGTGCCACCTCCACGCCAGCCTGTGGGACCGCGACGGGCGCCGCAACCTCTTCTGGGAGGAGGGGGCGCGGCCGCTCGGCATGTCGCCGCTGTTCCGGCACTTCCTCGGCGGGCTCCTCGCCGGGGCGCGTGAGCTGGCGTACTTCTTCGCACCCTACATCAACTCGTACAAGCGATACATGGCCGGGACGTTCGCGCCGGTCGCGGCGGTCTGGAGCCACGACAACCGGACCTGCGGCTTCCGTGTCGTGGGCCGCGGGGACGGCCTCCGCGTCGAGAACCGCATTCCCGGCGCCGACGCGAATCCGTACCTCATGTTCGCGGCGACGCTCGCGGCCGGCCTGTGGGGCATCGAACGTCGCATCGAGCCGCCCGAGATGTTCGAAGGCGACGCCTACCGCGCGCCCGATCTGCCGCGCATCCCCCGCACGCTCCGCGACGCGACGGCCGCGCTCGAGCGAAGCGAAATCGCGCGGGAAGCGTTCGGCGATCGCGTCGTCGACCACTACCTGCACACCGCGCACCTCGAGCAGGAGGCCTATGACCGCGCCGTGACCACCTGGGAGCTCGCCCGCAACTTCGAGCGGACCTGA
- a CDS encoding arsinothricin resistance N-acetyltransferase ArsN1 family A, which produces MLRTRAAVPDDAEAIARIYNEGIEDRVATFETRPRSAEDVGGWFDGVHPIVVAEDGGRVLAFASTSTYRPRDCYAGIAEFSVYVAREARGRGAGRAAMEALIAASERAGFWKLVSRVFPQNTASLRLLKSLGFREVGYYEKHAKLDGAWLDVVIVERLLPANVR; this is translated from the coding sequence ATGCTGCGGACACGCGCCGCCGTCCCGGACGACGCCGAGGCGATCGCGCGCATCTATAATGAAGGCATCGAAGACCGCGTCGCCACCTTCGAGACCCGGCCGCGGAGCGCCGAAGATGTGGGCGGCTGGTTCGACGGGGTGCATCCCATCGTCGTCGCCGAGGACGGCGGCCGGGTGCTGGCGTTCGCGTCCACATCGACCTACCGGCCGCGGGACTGCTACGCCGGGATCGCGGAGTTCTCGGTCTACGTCGCGCGGGAGGCCCGGGGCCGCGGCGCCGGGCGCGCCGCGATGGAGGCGCTGATCGCGGCGTCCGAGCGGGCGGGGTTCTGGAAGCTTGTCTCCCGGGTGTTCCCGCAGAACACGGCCAGCCTGCGGCTGCTCAAATCGTTGGGCTTTCGCGAGGTCGGGTACTACGAGAAGCACGCCAAGCTCGATGGCGCCTGGCTCGACGTGGTGATCGTGGAGAGGCTGCTGCCGGCGAACGTCCGCTGA
- a CDS encoding PQQ-binding-like beta-propeller repeat protein produces MPAAPAGPAGIQTFHYDLARTGWDPGEHLLTPEAVRSRSLRRLWSESVDGDVYASPLVVPGVTVRGQARTVVYVATEHDAVYAFDAESGARVWGPVSLGTPVPRSSLPCGNIDPVGITGTPVADRASGALFAVAQTTPDGGRTRSYRIAALSLDTGAVRTGWPVTIDPPASNGLTFDARPQQQRGALTFLRGTVYIPFGGYWGDCGDYHGWVAAVPVGSPGRQEGYATPTSRMGGIWATGGISSDGERLYAGTGNSDSGGRIDFGEAVLRLETSPSLRFSGSTRDYFMPSNYVPLNNGDIDLGSLTPIVLPDQPGTATPHLVLAAGKQGVAYLINRDNLGGVAKGDGVGGEGVYSRCVFGDCRSGNARIFSAGAYWDGGTAGRFIYLPGTGRGAQPAPCKNMGGVVALRLGVSAQSHASTLDVAWCSPAMQDPGAPAVTGSDANGIVWVIDTGTGSLHAFDARSGAPLYTSANGDGPGATHRFVTPSVFDGRVYVGAAHALVAYGLK; encoded by the coding sequence GTGCCTGCGGCTCCGGCCGGGCCGGCCGGCATCCAGACCTTCCACTACGATCTCGCGCGCACGGGATGGGATCCCGGCGAGCACCTGCTGACGCCCGAGGCGGTCCGGTCGCGCTCGCTGCGCCGCCTGTGGAGCGAGTCCGTGGACGGCGACGTCTACGCGTCGCCGCTCGTGGTGCCGGGGGTCACCGTGCGCGGGCAGGCGCGGACGGTCGTGTACGTCGCGACCGAGCACGACGCCGTCTACGCGTTCGACGCGGAGAGCGGCGCGCGCGTGTGGGGTCCCGTCTCGCTCGGCACGCCCGTGCCGCGATCGAGCCTGCCGTGCGGCAACATCGACCCGGTCGGGATTACGGGCACGCCGGTCGCCGACCGCGCGTCCGGCGCGCTGTTCGCGGTGGCCCAGACCACGCCGGACGGCGGGCGCACGCGGTCCTACCGGATCGCCGCGCTCAGCCTCGACACGGGTGCCGTGCGCACCGGCTGGCCGGTGACGATCGATCCCCCGGCGTCCAACGGCCTCACCTTCGACGCCCGGCCGCAGCAGCAGCGAGGCGCGCTCACGTTCCTGCGCGGCACCGTCTACATTCCCTTTGGGGGCTATTGGGGCGACTGCGGCGACTATCACGGCTGGGTGGCGGCGGTTCCGGTCGGGTCGCCCGGCCGCCAGGAAGGCTACGCGACCCCGACGAGCCGCATGGGCGGGATCTGGGCGACCGGCGGGATCTCCTCCGACGGCGAGCGCCTGTACGCCGGGACCGGCAACAGCGACTCCGGCGGGCGGATCGATTTCGGCGAGGCCGTGCTGCGGCTCGAGACGTCGCCGTCCCTGCGTTTTTCCGGCTCGACCCGCGATTACTTCATGCCGAGCAACTACGTGCCCCTCAACAACGGCGACATCGACCTCGGGTCGCTGACGCCGATCGTGCTGCCGGATCAGCCGGGGACCGCCACGCCGCATCTCGTGCTCGCCGCCGGGAAGCAGGGCGTCGCCTACCTGATCAACCGCGACAACCTCGGCGGCGTCGCCAAGGGCGACGGGGTCGGCGGCGAGGGCGTCTACAGCCGGTGCGTCTTCGGCGACTGCCGGTCCGGCAACGCGCGGATCTTTTCCGCCGGCGCCTACTGGGACGGCGGGACGGCCGGGCGGTTCATCTACCTGCCGGGAACGGGCCGCGGCGCGCAGCCGGCGCCGTGCAAGAATATGGGCGGCGTCGTCGCGCTGCGGCTCGGCGTGTCCGCGCAGTCCCACGCCTCCACGCTCGACGTCGCGTGGTGCAGCCCCGCCATGCAAGACCCCGGCGCGCCGGCCGTGACGGGCTCGGACGCGAACGGCATCGTGTGGGTGATCGATACCGGGACCGGCTCGCTGCACGCCTTCGACGCCCGCAGCGGCGCGCCGCTCTACACGTCGGCGAACGGAGACGGGCCCGGCGCCACGCACCGGTTCGTCACGCCGTCGGTGTTCGACGGCCGTGTCTACGTCGGCGCCGCGCACGCGCTCGTTGCGTACGGGCTCAAGTAG
- a CDS encoding chromosome partitioning protein ParB produces MPGWTTYPEESPPAKVASLAEQIERDGGHVLAAYREPVGEHWQIFCLLPTDKVDATPYQRDLSPTHVKRLQAVVKKLDRAVDPIVVMSPEPGTYWTPNGNHRREVMRKLKADMIPAIVIPEADVAFQILALNTEKAHNLKDKSLEVIRMYRGLVEAQPSRGEEDYAFEFEAAYYITLGLLYEKNKRFAGGAFAPILRRVDGFLKGSFPKTLPQREERASLVMQADEALAGVVERLKKRGLRHPYVKNFVLARTTPLTRARKTLPGFDQTFKKLAANIEAFDISKVRYEDIQRAAIMAVPAAT; encoded by the coding sequence ATGCCCGGTTGGACCACCTATCCCGAAGAATCACCGCCCGCGAAGGTCGCCTCACTCGCCGAGCAGATCGAGCGCGACGGCGGTCACGTGCTGGCCGCGTATCGCGAACCGGTCGGGGAACACTGGCAGATCTTCTGCCTCCTGCCGACAGACAAGGTCGACGCGACGCCCTACCAGCGCGACCTGTCCCCGACCCACGTCAAGCGTCTTCAGGCCGTCGTGAAGAAGCTGGACCGCGCCGTCGATCCGATCGTCGTGATGTCGCCGGAGCCCGGCACGTATTGGACGCCGAACGGCAACCACCGCCGCGAGGTGATGCGCAAGCTCAAGGCGGACATGATCCCGGCCATCGTCATCCCGGAGGCGGACGTCGCCTTCCAGATCCTCGCGCTCAACACGGAGAAGGCCCATAATCTAAAAGACAAGTCGCTCGAGGTCATCCGCATGTACCGCGGCCTCGTCGAGGCGCAGCCCTCGCGGGGCGAGGAGGACTACGCGTTCGAGTTCGAGGCGGCGTACTATATCACGCTCGGCCTCCTGTACGAGAAGAACAAGCGATTTGCCGGCGGAGCGTTCGCGCCGATCCTCCGGCGCGTCGACGGTTTTTTGAAGGGCTCGTTTCCCAAGACGCTGCCGCAGCGCGAGGAGCGCGCGTCGCTGGTGATGCAGGCCGACGAAGCGCTGGCCGGCGTGGTGGAGCGGCTGAAGAAGCGCGGCCTCCGCCACCCCTACGTGAAAAACTTCGTCCTGGCCCGGACCACCCCGCTCACGCGCGCGCGGAAGACCCTGCCCGGGTTCGATCAGACGTTCAAGAAGCTCGCCGCGAACATCGAAGCGTTCGACATCTCCAAAGTCCGCTACGAGGACATCCAGCGCGCCGCGATCATGGCGGTGCCGGCCGCGACCTAG